The following proteins are encoded in a genomic region of Populus nigra chromosome 16, ddPopNigr1.1, whole genome shotgun sequence:
- the LOC133675101 gene encoding chaperonin 60 subunit alpha 2, chloroplastic-like isoform X2, producing MSFCFPISEPLAFPQQPLFSSLGGNKRACGIWRNHQVVNKLVVRAGPKKISFGKDCREALQAGIDKLADAVSVTLGPKGRNVVLSDSKTLKVVNDGVTIARAIELPDSMENIGAILIQEVASKMNDMAGDGTTTAIILAREMIKTGMLAVSFGANPVFVKKGMDMAVKELVKVLKKNSFPVKGKDDIKAVASISAGNDEFVGNLIAETIEKIGSDGVISLESSSTSDTFVIIEEGMK from the exons ATGTCCTTCTGCTTCCCTATTTCCGAACCTCTTGCCTTCCCTCAACAACCCCTTTTCTCT AGTCTTGGTGGGAACAAAAGGGCATGTGGGATATGGAGAAACCATCAAGTAGTGAATAAATTAGTGGTAAGAGCAGGTCCAAAGAAGATATCTTTTGGTAAAGATTGTAGAGAAGCCTTGCAGGCAGGAATTGATAAGCTTGCTGATGCTGTTTCTGTCACTTTAGGACCTAAAG GGCGTAATGTTGTTCTTTCGGATTCAAAGACGCTAAAAGTAGTAAATGATGGTGTTACAATAGCTCGTGCTATAGAGCTTCCGGATTCAATGGAGAATATTGGAGCAATTTTAATCCAAGAG GTTGCTAGTAAAATGAATGATATGGCTGGAGATGGCACTACTACTGCTATTATTTTGGCTCGTGAAATGATCAAAACAGGGATGTTAGCAGTCAGTTTTGGGGCTAACCCTGTTTTTGTAAAGAAAGGAATGGATATGGCTGTCAAAGAGTTGGTCAAAGTGTTGAAGAAGAATAGTTTTCCAGTAAAAGGGAAGGATGATATAAAAG CGGTCGCTTCAATTTCTGCTGGAAATGATGAATTTGTTGGGAACCTAATTGCTGAAACTATAGAGAAGATTGGCTCTGATGGAGTAATCTCTCTTGAATCATCTTCAACCTCTGATACATTTGTGATAATAGAAGAAGGAATGAAG taa
- the LOC133675101 gene encoding chaperonin 60 subunit alpha 2, chloroplastic-like isoform X1, translating into MSFCFPISEPLAFPQQPLFSSLGGNKRACGIWRNHQVVNKLVVRAGPKKISFGKDCREALQAGIDKLADAVSVTLGPKGRNVVLSDSKTLKVVNDGVTIARAIELPDSMENIGAILIQEVASKMNDMAGDGTTTAIILAREMIKTGMLAVSFGANPVFVKKGMDMAVKELVKVLKKNSFPVKGKDDIKAVASISAGNDEFVGNLIAETIEKIGSDGVISLESSSTSDTFVIIEEGMKAFLAPAKTIATNAGVDGAVVVENIRSCDWRTGYNAMTGRYEDLLNAGVVDPCRVSRCALQSAVSIAGIVLTTQAVLVEKIKKPKPAVPCVPGITP; encoded by the exons ATGTCCTTCTGCTTCCCTATTTCCGAACCTCTTGCCTTCCCTCAACAACCCCTTTTCTCT AGTCTTGGTGGGAACAAAAGGGCATGTGGGATATGGAGAAACCATCAAGTAGTGAATAAATTAGTGGTAAGAGCAGGTCCAAAGAAGATATCTTTTGGTAAAGATTGTAGAGAAGCCTTGCAGGCAGGAATTGATAAGCTTGCTGATGCTGTTTCTGTCACTTTAGGACCTAAAG GGCGTAATGTTGTTCTTTCGGATTCAAAGACGCTAAAAGTAGTAAATGATGGTGTTACAATAGCTCGTGCTATAGAGCTTCCGGATTCAATGGAGAATATTGGAGCAATTTTAATCCAAGAG GTTGCTAGTAAAATGAATGATATGGCTGGAGATGGCACTACTACTGCTATTATTTTGGCTCGTGAAATGATCAAAACAGGGATGTTAGCAGTCAGTTTTGGGGCTAACCCTGTTTTTGTAAAGAAAGGAATGGATATGGCTGTCAAAGAGTTGGTCAAAGTGTTGAAGAAGAATAGTTTTCCAGTAAAAGGGAAGGATGATATAAAAG CGGTCGCTTCAATTTCTGCTGGAAATGATGAATTTGTTGGGAACCTAATTGCTGAAACTATAGAGAAGATTGGCTCTGATGGAGTAATCTCTCTTGAATCATCTTCAACCTCTGATACATTTGTGATAATAGAAGAAGGAATGAAG GCATTTCTTGCACCTGCAAAAACAATTGCAACTAATGCAGGGGTTGATGGAGCAGTTGTGGTGGAGAATATTCGATCTTGTGACTGGAGAACTGGTTACAATGCAATGACTGGTAGATATGAAGATCTTCTCAATGCAGGGGTGGTAGATCCTTGTAGAGTTTCTAGGTGTGCACTTCAAAGTGCTGTCTCAATTGCTGGGATAGTTCTAACAACTCAAGCTGTGctggttgaaaaaataaagaagcccAAGCCCGCTGTCCCTTGTGTTCCTGGAATTACACCTtga
- the LOC133675097 gene encoding MDIS1-interacting receptor like kinase 2-like yields the protein MASHIFLFSTPFLVFSLLAYASFFASFAYSASTGAAEVANGRKEAEALLEWKVSLDNQSQSLLSSWAGDSPCNWFGISCDQSGSVTNISLSNSSLRGTLNSLRFSSFPNLIELTLSYNSLYGYVPSHIGNLSNLNILDLSFNNISGNIPPEVGNLVSLTSLNLSSNNLIGTIPTSLENLKNLSVLKLWSNNLFGSIIFIENLTSSLTILNLAFNNLTGTIPTSLGNLKRLSAFIVGNNNLSGPIPPEMNNLTHLLALQIFSNRFSGNLPRDVCLGGSLLYFSASENYFTGPIPKSLRNCSSLLRLRLERNQLSGNISEAFGTHPHLNYMDLSDNELHGELSLKWEQFNNLTAFRISGNKISGEIPAALGKATHIQVLDLSSNQLVGRIPKELGNLKLIELALNDNRLSGDIPFDVASLSDLQRLGLAANNFSATILKQLGKCSKLILLNMSKNRFAGSIPAEMGYLQSLQSLDLSWNSLMGGIAPELGHMQQLEVLNLSHNMLSGLIPTSFNRLQGLTKVDVSYNKLEGPIPDIKAFREAPFEAIRNNTNLCGNATGLEACSALIKNKSVHKKGPKVVFLTVFSLLGSLLGLIVGFLIFFQSRRKKRLVETPQRDVTARWCPGGDLRYEDIIEATEEFDSKYCIGTGGYGVVYKAVLPSEQVLAVKKFHQTPEVEMSSLKAFRSEIDVLMGIRHRNIVKLYGFCSHAKHSFLVYEFVERGSLRKVLNDEEQAGKMDWHKRMNLIKGVANALSYMHHDCSPPIIHRDISSNNVLLDSEYEAHVSDFGTARLLMPDSSNWTSFAGTFGYTAPELAYTMKVDEKCDVYSFGVLTLEVMMGKHPGDFISSLMLSASTSSSSPIGHNTVLKDVLDQRLPPPENDLADGVAHVAKLAFACLQTDPHYRPTMRQVSTELTTRWPPLPKLFSTMELEDIMVHRYVIG from the exons ATGGCTTCCCACATCTTTCTCTTCTCCAcaccttttttggttttttccttaCTTGCTTATGCTTCCTTCTTTGCTTCTTTTGCTTACTCGGCTAGTACTGGAGCTGCTGAAGTAGCAAATGGAAGGAAGGAAGCGGAAGCTCTTCTGGAATGGAAAGTCAGTCTTGACAACCAAAGCCAGTCTCTCCTGTCTTCTTGGGCTGGAGACAGCCCTTGCAACTGGTTCGGAATCAGTTGCGACCAGTCTGGTAGTGTCACCAACATAAGTCTGTCCAATTCTAGTTTGAGAGGTACGCTTAATAGTCTCAGATTCTCTTCCTTTCCTAACTTGATTGAGCTTACCCTTAGCTACAACTCCCTTTATGGTTATGTACCTTCACATATAGGTAACCTTTCTAACCTCAACATCCTTGACTTGTCTTTCAATAACATTTCTGGCAACATTCCACCAGAAGTTGGAAATTTGGTATCTCTCACTAGTTTAAATTTGTCCTCTAATAATCTAATTGGTACAATACCAACatctttagaaaatttaaaaaacttatctgTACTTAAACTTTGGAGTAATAATCTTTTTGgttccattatttttattgaaaacctGACCAGTTCTCTCACTATTTTAAATTTGGCATTTAATAATCTAACTGGTACAATACCTACATCTCTAGGCAATTTAAAAAGATTATCTGCATTTATCGTTGGGAATAACAATCTTTCTGGTCCCATTCCTCCAGAAATGAACAACCTTACACATTTGTTAGCGTTACAAATATTTTCTAATAGATTTTCTGGTAATCTACCACGAGATGTGTGCCTTGGTGGAtcacttttatatttttctgcATCTGAAAATTATTTCACGGGACCTATCCCGAAAAGCTTGAGAAACTGCAGCAGCTTGTTGAGACTCAGACTTGAGAGAAACCAACTTAGTGGAAACATATCTGAAGCTTTTGGCACACATCCTCATTTGAACTACATGGATTTGAGTGATAATGAATTGCATGGTGAACTTTCATTGAAATGGGAGCAGTTTAACAATCTGACAGCCTTCAGAATTTCTGGTAACAAGATTTCTGGAGAGATACCAGCAGCTCTTGGAAAGGCAACTCATATACAAGTTCTTGACCTCTCGTCAAATCAACTAGTTGGGAGAATTCCAAAAGAATTGGGAAATTTGAAGTTGATTGAACTTGCACTCAACGATAACAGACTTTCAGGTGATATTCCTTTCGATGTCGCATCGCTATCTGATCTCCAAAGGCTTGGCCTGGCCGCGAACAATTTTAGTGCAACAATTCTTAAACAGCTTGGCAAGTGCTCAAAACTGATATTATTGAATATGAGCAAGAATAGATTCGCAGGGAGTATTCCTGCTGAGATGGGGTATTTACAATCTCTTCAAAGTCTTGATCTCAGTTGGAATTCCCTCATGGGAGGTATAGCACCGGAGCTTGGACATATGCAGCAGCTAGAGGTATTAAACCTCTCCCATAATATGCTGTCTGGTCTAATTCCAACCAGTTTTAATAGACTGCAAGGCCTCACTAAAGTGGATGTATCCTATAACAAGCTAGAGGGTCCCATTCCTGACATCAAAGCCTTTCGCGAGGCACCATTTGAAGCAATTCGCAACAACACCAACCTGTGTGGCAATGCAACTGGTTTGGAGGCTTGTTCTGCtctcattaaaaacaaaagtgtgCACAAGAAGGGCCCCAAAGTTGTCTTTTTGACAGTATTTTCTCTGCTGGGTAGTTTGTTGGGCCTGATTGTaggttttcttatctttttccaaagcagaagaaagaaaaggttagTGGAAACACCACAAAGAGATGTTACCGCGAGATGGTGCCCTGGTGGGGATCTGCGCTACGAGGACATCATTGAGGCTACTGAGGAATTCGACTCCAAATATTGCATTGGTACTGGAGGGTATGGAGTTGTATACAAAGCTGTACTTCCATCAGAACAAGTCCTTGCCGTGAAGAAATTCCACCAAACACCAGAAGTTGAGATGAGCAGCTTGAAAGCTTTTAGAAGCGAGATTGATGTCTTAATGGGTATACGGCATCGAAATATTGTGAAGCTGTATGGTTTCTGCTCGCATGCCAAACACTCATTTTTGGTATATGAATTTGTGGAAAGGGGAAGTTTAAGAAAGGTACTGAACGACGAGGAACAAGCAGGAAAGATGGATTGGCATAAAAGGATGAATCTTATCAAAGGCGTAGCCAATGCTTTATCCTACATGCACCATGACTGCTCCCCTCCGATTATTCATAGAGACATTTCCAGCAACAATGTTCTTTTGGATTCAGAATATGAGGCTCATGTCTCTGACTTCGGCACAGCCAGGCTCTTAATGCCTGACTCGTccaattggacatcatttgcTGGCACCTTTGGGTACACAGCTCCAG AGTTGGCATACACAATGAAAGTGGATGAAAAATGTGATGTGTATAGCTTTGGAGTATTAACATTGGAAGTAATGATGGGAAAGCATCCTGGCGATTTCATCTCATCTCTGATGTTATCTGCCTCCACCTCCTCATCATCACCAATTGGTCACAATACAGTCTTGAAGGATGTCTTAGACCAGCGCCTCCCACCTCCTGAAAACGACCTTGCGGACGGTGTGGCACATGTTGCAAAACTGGCGTTTGCTTGCTTGCAGACCGATCCTCACTATCGGCCAACAATGCGACAGGTTTCTACAGAGCTTACAACTCGATGGCCTCCATTGCCAAAGCTATTCTCCACGATGGAATTGGAAGATATAATGGTTCACAGATATGTTATTGGCTGA